A portion of the Segatella copri DSM 18205 genome contains these proteins:
- a CDS encoding NUDIX hydrolase, which yields MSHVLDKFQFCPVCGSNHFEINNIKSKKCKDCGFSYYLNPSSATVALILNSKEELLAVRRKKDPAKGALDLPGGFVDMDETGEEGMAREVKEETGLDATEVKYQFSYPNLYLYSGFMVHTLDMFYEVKVKDDTHIEAMDDAEESFWIPLSRLNPDEFAFDSIRKGLHRYLETKLG from the coding sequence ATGAGTCACGTATTAGATAAGTTTCAGTTTTGCCCGGTTTGCGGCTCTAATCATTTCGAAATCAACAACATCAAGAGCAAGAAGTGTAAGGACTGCGGATTCTCTTATTACCTCAATCCAAGCAGTGCTACGGTAGCTCTCATACTCAACAGTAAGGAAGAGCTCCTGGCAGTAAGGCGCAAGAAAGACCCAGCCAAGGGGGCACTCGATTTGCCAGGCGGTTTTGTTGACATGGATGAAACAGGTGAAGAAGGTATGGCAAGAGAGGTAAAAGAGGAAACCGGACTGGATGCAACTGAGGTTAAGTATCAGTTCAGCTACCCAAATCTCTACCTTTACTCAGGTTTCATGGTTCATACCCTCGATATGTTCTATGAAGTGAAGGTGAAAGACGACACTCATATAGAAGCAATGGACGATGCAGAAGAATCATTCTGGATACCATTGAGCAGACTCAATCCTGATGAGTTTGCATTCGATTCCATACGCAAGGGGCTCCATCGTTATTTGGAAACAAAATTGGGGTAA
- a CDS encoding sialate O-acetylesterase: MNKKFLAMAALALITTGAQAKVKLPHILGDNMILQQNTEASLWGWDKPGTTVEVTTSWSGKKYSAKTGKDGKWAIKVQTPKASYTPLSITFDDGEKTTLNNVLSGEVWVCAGQSNMEMPVKGFGNCPVEGYNKAVLEANQYKGVHYVKIPSVMSSKPLDDANCEWKEVNPETVGDASATGYFFAQVINKTLDIPVGLIMANKGGSRVESWLDRDYLKKNTKEDLDSVKMTKNPKFKWDFLYPLLWGNGTFHPILNYSVRGILFYQGCSNVGDPDGQYTKRLADLVAQWRRDFKQGELPFYFVQIAPYHNGDVNGDWGPKLREQQFNAAKVIPNSGIVCTEDLVYPYEVEQIHPCQKQPVGERLALQALSKTYGMKGLFSECMTFKEMKIVGDTVKVHFDNTYGAYNRFEGIEGFEVAGEDKVFHKATAKHFWQAGNDPWNECVIVTSPEVKKPVALRYCFRNFQLGNMANAGNLPLFPFRTDNW; this comes from the coding sequence ATGAATAAGAAATTTTTAGCAATGGCAGCCTTGGCACTTATCACAACAGGAGCGCAGGCTAAAGTAAAGTTGCCACACATCTTGGGTGACAACATGATTTTACAGCAAAACACAGAGGCTAGCCTCTGGGGATGGGACAAACCAGGAACCACAGTAGAGGTAACCACCTCATGGTCTGGGAAGAAATATTCTGCCAAGACCGGAAAGGATGGTAAATGGGCTATCAAAGTACAAACTCCGAAGGCGAGCTACACCCCACTCTCCATCACTTTCGATGATGGCGAAAAGACCACTCTCAACAATGTGCTGTCAGGAGAAGTATGGGTTTGTGCAGGTCAGAGCAACATGGAGATGCCTGTAAAAGGATTCGGCAACTGCCCTGTAGAAGGTTACAACAAGGCGGTGCTCGAAGCAAACCAGTACAAAGGCGTACATTACGTAAAGATTCCTAGCGTAATGAGCAGCAAGCCGTTAGATGATGCCAACTGCGAATGGAAGGAGGTTAACCCGGAAACCGTAGGCGATGCATCTGCTACAGGATACTTCTTTGCACAGGTAATAAACAAGACTCTTGATATTCCGGTAGGTCTGATCATGGCAAACAAGGGTGGAAGTCGTGTAGAAAGCTGGCTCGACCGCGACTACCTGAAGAAGAACACCAAGGAAGATCTCGACTCTGTAAAGATGACCAAGAACCCTAAGTTTAAGTGGGATTTCCTCTACCCTCTTCTCTGGGGTAACGGAACTTTCCACCCTATCCTCAACTATAGCGTAAGAGGTATCCTCTTCTATCAGGGATGTTCTAACGTGGGCGACCCGGACGGCCAGTATACCAAACGTCTTGCCGACCTCGTTGCCCAGTGGCGCAGAGACTTCAAGCAGGGCGAACTGCCATTCTATTTCGTACAGATTGCACCTTATCATAATGGCGACGTAAATGGCGATTGGGGACCTAAGCTCCGTGAACAGCAGTTCAATGCAGCCAAGGTGATTCCAAACAGCGGCATCGTCTGTACCGAAGACCTGGTTTACCCATACGAGGTTGAGCAGATTCATCCATGTCAGAAACAGCCTGTAGGCGAACGTCTTGCACTCCAGGCACTCAGCAAGACCTATGGCATGAAGGGACTCTTCAGCGAGTGCATGACCTTCAAGGAGATGAAGATTGTAGGTGATACTGTAAAGGTGCATTTCGACAACACCTACGGAGCCTACAACCGCTTTGAAGGTATCGAAGGTTTCGAAGTTGCAGGCGAAGATAAGGTATTCCATAAGGCTACAGCCAAGCACTTCTGGCAGGCAGGCAACGATCCTTGGAATGAGTGCGTCATCGTAACCAGTCCTGAGGTAAAGAAACCAGTAGCCCTTCGCTACTGTTTCCGCAACTTCCAGCTCGGCAATATGGCAAATGCAGGCAACCTGCCTCTCTTCCCATTCCGTACAGATAATTGGTAA
- a CDS encoding TlpA disulfide reductase family protein yields the protein MKITRLFSVAAIMVAALALTSCNNKKFHINGNITEAQDSMLYLENISLNGPVKIDSVKLDEDGAFAFDEAAMDSVTPEFYRLRIANQTINLSIDSTETVKVKAAYPQMSFKYEVEGSENCNKIKELSLKQMTLQSNINGLVKDPNIGNDSIESIVGRMLQAYKQDIKTNYIFKEPMKAYAYYALFQTVQLGNVNTLIFNPRNNKDDVKVFAAVATSWDTYYPGAERGKNLHNIAIEGMKDIRIIENQMAQQQIEASKVSVNGCIELALQDNKGQVRRLSDLKGKVVLLDFHLFASKESTKRIMMLRELYNKYHAAGLEIYQVSVDPDEHFWKTSTAAIPWICVRDEDGIQGKSLTLYNVQSIPTFFLIDRTNTLQARDAQIKDIEAAIKNLL from the coding sequence ATGAAGATAACTAGACTCTTTTCAGTGGCAGCGATTATGGTAGCTGCACTGGCTTTGACTTCTTGTAACAACAAGAAATTCCACATCAACGGCAATATCACAGAGGCTCAGGACTCTATGCTCTATCTGGAGAACATCAGCCTGAACGGTCCTGTGAAAATCGACTCTGTGAAACTGGACGAGGATGGCGCCTTTGCCTTCGACGAGGCTGCCATGGACTCTGTTACCCCAGAGTTCTACCGCTTACGCATCGCCAACCAAACCATCAATCTTTCCATCGATTCTACAGAAACTGTCAAGGTAAAGGCGGCTTATCCGCAGATGAGTTTCAAATACGAAGTGGAAGGTTCTGAAAACTGCAACAAGATCAAGGAGTTGTCTCTTAAGCAGATGACTCTCCAGAGCAATATCAACGGGCTCGTGAAAGATCCTAACATCGGCAACGATTCTATCGAATCCATCGTAGGCCGCATGCTCCAGGCTTACAAACAGGACATCAAAACCAACTACATCTTCAAGGAGCCAATGAAGGCATACGCTTACTATGCGCTCTTCCAAACGGTACAGTTGGGCAATGTGAATACACTTATCTTCAACCCTCGCAACAACAAAGACGACGTGAAGGTATTTGCTGCCGTAGCAACCAGTTGGGATACCTACTATCCTGGCGCTGAGCGTGGCAAGAACCTCCACAATATCGCCATCGAGGGAATGAAGGACATCCGCATCATCGAGAACCAGATGGCACAGCAGCAGATTGAAGCCAGCAAGGTGAGCGTAAACGGATGCATCGAACTTGCACTTCAGGACAACAAGGGACAGGTACGCCGTCTCTCCGACCTCAAGGGCAAGGTGGTACTGCTCGACTTCCATCTCTTCGCCAGCAAAGAGAGCACCAAGCGCATCATGATGTTGCGTGAACTCTACAACAAGTATCATGCTGCCGGACTGGAGATTTATCAAGTATCAGTAGACCCTGATGAGCACTTCTGGAAAACCTCTACCGCTGCTATCCCTTGGATTTGCGTACGCGATGAAGATGGCATTCAGGGCAAGAGTCTGACTCTCTACAATGTCCAGAGCATTCCTACCTTCTTCCTGATCGACCGCACCAACACCCTGCAGGCACGTGATGCACAGATTAAGGACATAGAGGCAGCCATCAAGAACCTTCTTTAA
- the pnp gene encoding polyribonucleotide nucleotidyltransferase: protein MNVITKSVQLPDGRTITIETGKVAKQADGAAVLRMGNTVLLATVCAAKDAVPGTDFMPLQVDYREQYSAAGRFPGGFTKREGKASDEEILTSRLVDRALRPLFPSNYHAEVYVQVMLLSADGVDQPDALAGFAASAAMACSDIPFEYYISEVRVARINGEYVVNPTFQQMEEADMDIMVGATKDNIMMVEGEMKEVSEQDLIGALKVAAEAIKPMCELQYELAKEKGTDVKREYDHEINDEELREQIKSELYKPAYDINHQALEKHARQDAFDKVLADFLEKYDAAHTDLSEEDLEEKHAEATRYYDDVMRDAMRRCILDEGLRLDGRATTDIRPIWCEVSPLPMPHGSAIFQRGETMSLSTCTLGTKMDEKLIDGVLEKSYQRFLLHYNFPPFSTGEAKAQRGVGRREIGHGHLAWRGLKGQIPTDFPYTVRLVSQILESNGSSSMATVCAGTLALMDAGVPMKKPVSGIAMGLIKNPGEDKYAILSDILGDEDHLGDMDFKTTGTRDGLTATQMDIKCDGLSFEILEEALMQAKAGREHILNCMMETISEPRAEMKPQVPRIVAFDIPKEFIGAVIGPGGKIIQQMQEDTGATITIEETDGQGHVQVSAPNKDSIDAALAKIKAIVAVPEVGEVYEGTVRSIMPYGCFVEILPGKDGLLHISEIDWKRLETVEEAGIKEGDKIKVKLMEIDPKTGKYKLSHRVLMEKPEGYVERERRPRPERGERRGRRDDRHEGRGERPARQPRRYEHRNDEQAPKEFNDSLDHNNDVE, encoded by the coding sequence ATGAACGTAATTACAAAAAGTGTTCAGTTGCCTGATGGAAGAACCATCACAATTGAGACCGGAAAAGTTGCAAAACAGGCTGATGGTGCTGCGGTTCTCCGCATGGGTAACACAGTGCTTCTCGCAACTGTTTGTGCAGCAAAGGATGCCGTTCCGGGTACAGATTTTATGCCTTTGCAAGTAGATTATCGTGAGCAGTACAGTGCTGCAGGTCGTTTCCCTGGTGGTTTCACCAAGCGCGAAGGCAAAGCCAGCGATGAGGAAATCCTTACCTCTCGTCTTGTGGACCGTGCTTTGCGTCCACTTTTCCCTTCTAACTACCATGCAGAAGTTTACGTACAGGTAATGTTGCTCTCAGCCGATGGTGTTGACCAGCCAGATGCCCTCGCAGGTTTCGCTGCTTCAGCTGCCATGGCTTGTTCAGATATTCCTTTCGAGTACTATATCTCTGAGGTTCGTGTAGCTCGTATCAATGGTGAGTATGTTGTAAACCCTACATTCCAGCAGATGGAAGAGGCAGACATGGATATCATGGTTGGTGCTACCAAGGACAATATCATGATGGTAGAAGGTGAAATGAAGGAAGTTTCTGAGCAGGATCTTATTGGTGCCCTCAAGGTGGCTGCTGAGGCTATCAAGCCTATGTGCGAACTTCAGTATGAGTTGGCTAAGGAGAAGGGTACTGACGTGAAGCGTGAGTACGACCATGAGATCAACGATGAGGAACTCCGTGAGCAGATTAAGTCTGAGCTTTACAAGCCAGCTTATGATATCAACCACCAGGCTTTGGAGAAGCATGCACGTCAGGATGCTTTCGACAAGGTTTTGGCTGATTTCCTCGAGAAGTATGACGCTGCTCATACCGATCTTTCTGAGGAAGACTTGGAGGAGAAACACGCTGAGGCTACCCGTTACTATGATGACGTAATGCGCGATGCTATGCGCCGTTGCATCCTCGATGAGGGCTTGCGCCTTGATGGTCGTGCTACTACAGATATCCGTCCTATCTGGTGCGAGGTATCTCCACTCCCAATGCCTCACGGAAGCGCTATCTTCCAGCGTGGTGAGACTATGTCTCTCTCTACATGTACGCTCGGTACCAAGATGGACGAGAAGCTTATCGACGGTGTGCTTGAGAAGAGCTACCAGCGCTTCCTCCTTCACTATAACTTCCCTCCATTCTCAACAGGTGAGGCTAAGGCTCAGCGCGGTGTAGGCCGTCGTGAGATTGGTCACGGTCACTTGGCATGGCGTGGTTTGAAGGGCCAGATTCCTACTGACTTCCCTTACACAGTACGTTTGGTAAGCCAGATCTTGGAGTCTAACGGTTCTTCTTCTATGGCTACTGTTTGTGCCGGTACTCTCGCCCTGATGGATGCAGGTGTTCCTATGAAGAAGCCAGTTTCTGGTATCGCTATGGGTCTTATCAAGAACCCAGGTGAGGACAAGTACGCTATCCTTAGTGATATCCTCGGTGATGAGGACCACTTGGGTGATATGGACTTCAAGACCACAGGTACCCGCGATGGTTTGACCGCTACACAGATGGATATCAAGTGCGATGGTTTGAGCTTCGAGATTCTTGAGGAGGCTTTGATGCAGGCTAAGGCTGGTCGTGAGCACATCCTCAACTGCATGATGGAGACAATCTCTGAGCCACGTGCTGAGATGAAGCCACAGGTTCCACGTATCGTAGCATTCGATATCCCTAAGGAGTTCATCGGTGCTGTTATCGGCCCTGGTGGCAAGATTATCCAGCAGATGCAGGAGGATACTGGTGCGACAATCACTATCGAGGAGACTGATGGTCAGGGTCACGTCCAGGTATCTGCTCCTAACAAGGATTCTATCGATGCAGCTTTGGCTAAGATTAAGGCTATCGTAGCTGTTCCTGAGGTTGGTGAGGTTTACGAGGGTACTGTTCGCTCTATCATGCCTTACGGTTGCTTCGTAGAGATTCTCCCTGGTAAGGATGGTTTGCTCCACATCTCTGAGATTGATTGGAAGCGTCTTGAGACAGTTGAAGAGGCTGGCATCAAGGAAGGCGACAAGATCAAGGTGAAGTTGATGGAGATTGATCCTAAGACTGGCAAGTACAAACTTTCTCATCGTGTGTTGATGGAGAAGCCAGAGGGTTATGTAGAGCGTGAGCGTCGTCCACGTCCTGAGCGCGGTGAGCGTCGCGGTCGTCGTGATGATCGTCATGAAGGTCGTGGTGAGCGTCCAGCTCGTCAGCCACGTCGTTACGAGCATCGTAATGATGAGCAGGCTCCTAAGGAGTTCAACGACTCTTTGGATCACAACAATGATGTAGAATAA
- a CDS encoding S41 family peptidase, translating into MKRILFSLLMVLLAVPTFAQVDKDHDFKAAKNMEIFNAIYKNLDLMYVDTLDAEVVVGNGINAMLRSLDPYTTYYPEQKMKELKNLLTGKYAGVGAVIRYNFQLQRVCISEPYENMPAAEVGLKKGDIILSIDDEDMTNKEVSYVSDHLRGDPGSSFMLKVKRPSTGKTMKVKVTRRTIQLPFLPYYGMLEGNIGYINFNSFTEQSAKEVRRAFIDLRKQGAKSFVFDLRNNGGGSVTEAVSIINMFLPKGKTVLEMKGKLQRSNHVYKTTVEPIDSVMPMVVLVNENSASASEIMSGSLQDYDRAVILGTRTYGKGLVQTTMDLPYNGQVKLTTAKYFIPSGRCVQALNYKHDKGGYVEHVPDSLTKVFYTAGGREVRDGGGVKPDVEVKPDSLPNIAFYLAGARDSNEVMLNYEVDYIAKHPTIAPAKEFSLTDADYDEFKTRVLKANFQYDRETEKYLKDLEKLAKFEGYYDDAKAEFEALKKKLSHNVAKDLDYNKDYIKHLLENDIVSAYYFQRGAIQNSMRYDKQIKEAVKMLNSPSEYEKILHPVKK; encoded by the coding sequence ATGAAAAGAATACTGTTCTCCTTGCTTATGGTGCTCCTGGCAGTTCCTACTTTTGCCCAGGTTGACAAAGATCATGACTTCAAAGCCGCAAAGAATATGGAAATATTCAATGCCATCTACAAAAATCTCGATTTAATGTATGTTGATACGCTCGATGCTGAAGTTGTGGTCGGAAATGGAATCAATGCCATGTTGCGTAGTCTCGACCCTTATACTACCTATTATCCTGAGCAGAAGATGAAGGAACTCAAGAACCTGCTCACCGGCAAGTATGCGGGTGTAGGTGCGGTGATACGCTACAATTTCCAGTTGCAGCGCGTCTGTATCAGCGAGCCTTACGAGAATATGCCTGCTGCAGAAGTGGGACTGAAGAAGGGTGACATCATCCTGAGTATTGATGATGAGGATATGACCAATAAGGAGGTGAGCTATGTCAGCGATCATCTTCGTGGTGACCCAGGTTCTTCTTTCATGCTGAAAGTTAAACGTCCAAGTACAGGCAAGACGATGAAGGTGAAGGTAACACGCCGTACCATCCAGTTGCCGTTCTTGCCTTATTATGGCATGTTGGAGGGTAACATCGGTTACATCAACTTCAATTCCTTTACCGAGCAGTCAGCCAAGGAAGTGCGTCGTGCTTTCATCGATTTGAGAAAGCAAGGAGCCAAGAGTTTTGTCTTCGATCTGCGTAATAATGGTGGTGGTTCTGTTACCGAAGCGGTCAGCATCATCAATATGTTCTTGCCTAAAGGTAAGACAGTCTTGGAGATGAAGGGAAAGTTGCAGCGTTCTAATCATGTTTATAAGACCACGGTTGAACCGATAGATTCCGTTATGCCGATGGTGGTATTGGTGAACGAGAATTCTGCCAGTGCCAGTGAAATCATGAGTGGCAGTCTGCAGGATTATGACCGTGCTGTAATATTAGGTACGCGCACGTATGGAAAGGGATTGGTGCAGACTACCATGGATTTACCTTATAACGGACAGGTGAAACTTACTACTGCTAAATATTTCATTCCTAGCGGTCGATGCGTTCAGGCACTCAACTATAAGCACGATAAGGGTGGTTATGTGGAGCATGTTCCCGACTCTCTTACCAAGGTGTTCTATACCGCAGGTGGCAGAGAAGTGAGAGATGGAGGTGGCGTGAAGCCGGATGTTGAAGTAAAGCCTGATTCTTTGCCAAACATCGCCTTCTATCTGGCTGGTGCCCGCGACAGTAATGAGGTGATGCTTAATTATGAGGTTGATTATATCGCCAAGCATCCTACTATTGCTCCTGCGAAGGAATTCTCGCTGACCGATGCCGACTATGATGAATTCAAGACACGCGTGTTGAAGGCTAACTTCCAGTACGACCGTGAAACAGAAAAGTATCTCAAGGACTTGGAAAAACTCGCTAAGTTTGAAGGCTACTACGATGATGCCAAGGCTGAGTTTGAGGCTTTGAAGAAAAAACTGAGCCATAATGTGGCAAAGGATCTGGATTATAACAAGGATTACATCAAGCATCTGTTGGAAAATGACATCGTTTCTGCCTATTATTTCCAGCGCGGTGCCATCCAGAATTCCATGCGTTATGACAAGCAGATTAAGGAAGCAGTAAAAATGCTGAATTCTCCATCAGAATACGAAAAAATACTGCATCCTGTGAAGAAATAA
- the rimP gene encoding ribosome assembly cofactor RimP: MIDKNVVKKLVEEWLQDKEYFLVSIEISPDDRIVVEIDHADGVWIEDCVALSKYIEDHLNRDEEDYELEVGSAGLGQPFKVPQQYINFIGKEVEVLDADGKKVKGILKAVEGNDFTVGVEEKVKVEGKKRPVKQEVDHVYQMDKVKYTKYIISFN, from the coding sequence ATGATTGATAAAAACGTCGTAAAAAAATTAGTTGAAGAATGGCTCCAAGATAAGGAATATTTCTTGGTAAGCATTGAAATCAGTCCCGACGATAGAATCGTTGTTGAGATTGACCATGCCGATGGAGTATGGATTGAGGATTGTGTTGCCTTGAGTAAGTATATTGAGGATCATTTGAACCGTGACGAGGAAGACTATGAGCTCGAAGTTGGCTCTGCAGGCTTGGGTCAACCGTTCAAAGTTCCGCAGCAGTATATCAATTTCATTGGCAAGGAGGTAGAGGTGCTTGATGCCGACGGCAAGAAGGTGAAGGGTATCTTGAAAGCTGTTGAAGGAAATGACTTCACAGTTGGCGTTGAAGAAAAGGTAAAGGTTGAAGGTAAAAAACGTCCGGTTAAGCAGGAGGTTGATCACGTTTACCAGATGGATAAAGTAAAATATACAAAATACATAATTAGTTTCAATTAA
- the nusA gene encoding transcription termination factor NusA, with translation MAKKEQELTASMVDTFREFKETKNIDRTTLVSVLEESFRNVLAKIFGSDENFDVIVNPDKGDFEIYRNRIVVADGEVEDENKEITLSEARKIEPDYEVGEDVSETVDFNKFGRRAILTLRQTLASKILELEHDSLYNKYKDRVGQVISGEVYQVWKREVLIVDDENNELMLPKTEQIPGDTYRKGETVRAVILRVDNENNNPKIILSRTAPIFLQRLLEAEVPEIADGLIAIRRIARLPGERAKIAVETFDERIDPVGACVGVKGSRVHGIVRELCNENLDVINYSSNTKLFIQRALAPAKVSSINVDDENKKAEVYLQPEEVSLAIGRGGMNIKLASMLTEYTIDVFREVDENEADEDIYLDEFSDEIDQWVIDAIKGIGLDTAKQVLNAPRNLLIEKADLEEETVDHVLSVLRAEFEQ, from the coding sequence ATGGCTAAAAAAGAGCAAGAATTGACAGCGAGTATGGTTGATACATTCCGCGAGTTTAAAGAAACAAAGAATATCGACCGTACTACATTGGTAAGTGTATTGGAGGAGAGCTTCCGTAATGTACTTGCCAAGATTTTTGGTAGTGACGAAAACTTTGATGTCATCGTGAACCCTGACAAGGGTGACTTCGAAATTTATCGCAACCGTATAGTTGTTGCTGATGGCGAAGTTGAAGATGAAAATAAGGAAATTACACTTTCTGAGGCTCGTAAGATTGAGCCGGATTACGAGGTTGGTGAGGATGTAAGTGAGACGGTTGACTTCAATAAGTTTGGTCGTCGTGCCATCTTGACTCTTCGTCAGACTTTGGCTTCCAAGATTCTTGAGTTGGAGCATGATTCACTCTACAACAAATACAAGGATCGCGTAGGTCAGGTTATCTCTGGTGAGGTTTATCAGGTTTGGAAGCGCGAGGTTCTGATTGTAGATGATGAGAACAACGAGCTCATGTTGCCTAAGACTGAGCAGATTCCTGGTGATACTTACCGCAAGGGTGAGACTGTTCGTGCGGTCATCCTTCGTGTAGACAACGAGAACAATAATCCAAAGATTATCTTGAGCCGTACTGCTCCAATCTTCCTGCAGCGCCTGTTGGAGGCTGAGGTTCCTGAGATTGCAGACGGTCTGATTGCAATCCGCCGTATCGCCCGTCTTCCGGGAGAGCGTGCTAAGATTGCTGTTGAAACATTCGATGAGCGTATCGACCCGGTTGGCGCATGTGTAGGTGTTAAGGGTAGCCGCGTTCACGGTATCGTTCGCGAACTTTGCAACGAGAATCTCGATGTCATCAACTACTCAAGCAATACCAAACTCTTCATTCAGCGTGCGTTGGCTCCAGCCAAGGTTTCTTCAATCAATGTTGATGATGAGAACAAAAAAGCAGAGGTTTACTTGCAGCCTGAGGAAGTTAGTTTGGCTATCGGCCGTGGCGGTATGAACATCAAACTGGCTTCTATGCTTACAGAATATACCATCGACGTATTCCGTGAGGTAGACGAGAATGAGGCCGATGAGGATATCTACTTGGATGAGTTCTCTGATGAGATTGACCAGTGGGTTATCGATGCAATCAAGGGCATCGGTCTTGATACTGCCAAGCAGGTACTCAATGCACCTCGCAACTTGCTGATTGAGAAGGCCGACCTCGAAGAGGAGACCGTTGATCATGTACTCAGCGTGTTGCGCGCCGAATTCGAACAATAA